A genomic region of Streptomyces sp. R33 contains the following coding sequences:
- a CDS encoding phage tail sheath subtilisin-like domain-containing protein, which yields MPSYLSPGVYVEEVASGSRPIEGVGTSVAAFVGLAPAGPLNEPTLVTNWTQYVASFGDFTDGYYLAHSVYGFFNNGGTAAYVVRVGGAPGGVSGDSAAPAAVKSSAAPAALPLGEPHRLGTFTVAAAAPGALSVEVADPEGDGPAERFKLIVKDGDKVAETFDVTAKKGGRNYVVTQVKEQSKLITLQEAAPAGQLARPENQTVALAAPGSAPTPVPAVPSGATVSHPGPAEYLGDSADRTGFGGLEAVDEVSMVAVPDLMAAYQRGAIDLEAVKAVQLGLIAHCELMGDRVAVIDPPPGLNARQIRVWRQETAGYDSKYAALYYPWIKAFDPATGQSRMIPPSGHIAGIWARNDAERGVHKAPANEVVRGAVDLEMQITRGEQDLLNPVGVNCIRAFPGRGIRVWGARTLSSDPAWRYLNVRRYFNYLEESILIGTQWVVFEPNDHNLWARIRRNVSAFLVNEWRNGALFGSRPEEAYYVKCDEETNPPESVDLGRVICEIGIAPVKPAEFVIFRLAQFSSGSGELEE from the coding sequence CTGTCGCCGGGCGTGTACGTCGAGGAGGTGGCCAGTGGCTCCCGCCCCATCGAGGGTGTGGGTACCTCGGTGGCGGCCTTCGTGGGTCTCGCGCCGGCCGGTCCGCTGAACGAGCCGACTCTGGTCACCAACTGGACCCAGTACGTCGCGTCCTTCGGTGATTTCACCGACGGGTACTACCTCGCGCACAGCGTCTACGGCTTCTTCAACAACGGCGGTACGGCCGCCTATGTCGTCCGGGTCGGCGGCGCCCCCGGGGGCGTGTCCGGCGATTCCGCCGCGCCCGCCGCGGTGAAGAGCTCCGCGGCCCCCGCCGCGTTGCCGCTCGGTGAGCCGCACCGGCTCGGCACCTTCACGGTGGCGGCCGCGGCCCCCGGCGCACTGAGTGTCGAGGTGGCCGACCCGGAGGGCGACGGCCCCGCGGAGCGGTTCAAGCTGATCGTCAAGGACGGCGACAAGGTCGCCGAGACGTTCGACGTGACTGCCAAGAAGGGCGGCCGCAACTACGTCGTCACGCAGGTCAAGGAACAGTCCAAGCTCATCACCCTGCAGGAGGCGGCTCCCGCCGGGCAGCTGGCGCGCCCCGAGAACCAGACGGTGGCGCTGGCAGCCCCCGGCTCGGCTCCGACTCCCGTGCCGGCCGTCCCGTCCGGGGCGACCGTCTCCCACCCCGGCCCCGCCGAGTACCTCGGCGACTCCGCCGACCGCACCGGCTTCGGTGGCCTGGAGGCAGTCGACGAGGTCTCGATGGTCGCCGTTCCCGACCTGATGGCCGCCTACCAGCGCGGCGCGATCGACCTGGAGGCGGTCAAGGCGGTGCAGCTCGGGCTGATCGCGCACTGCGAGCTGATGGGCGACCGCGTCGCCGTCATCGACCCACCGCCCGGCCTGAACGCCCGCCAGATCCGGGTCTGGCGACAGGAGACCGCGGGCTACGACTCCAAGTACGCTGCCCTGTACTACCCCTGGATCAAGGCGTTCGACCCGGCCACCGGCCAATCCCGGATGATCCCGCCGAGCGGCCACATCGCCGGCATCTGGGCCCGCAACGACGCCGAGCGCGGCGTGCACAAGGCGCCCGCCAACGAGGTCGTACGGGGCGCGGTGGACCTGGAGATGCAGATCACCCGCGGCGAGCAGGACCTGCTCAACCCCGTCGGCGTCAACTGCATCCGCGCCTTCCCGGGCCGCGGCATCCGCGTCTGGGGCGCCCGCACCCTGTCCTCCGACCCGGCCTGGCGCTACCTGAACGTACGCCGCTACTTCAACTACCTGGAGGAGTCGATCCTCATCGGCACCCAGTGGGTGGTGTTCGAGCCGAACGACCACAACCTGTGGGCCCGGATCCGGCGCAACGTCTCCGCCTTCCTGGTCAACGAGTGGCGCAACGGCGCCCTCTTCGGCTCCCGGCCCGAAGAGGCGTACTACGTCAAGTGTGACGAGGAGACCAACCCTCCGGAGTCGGTCGACCTCGGGCGGGTCATCTGCGAGATCGGCATCGCGCCGGTCAAGCCCGCCGAGTTCGTGATCTTCCGACTGGCCCAGTTCTCCAGCGGCAGCGGGGAGCTGGAGGAGTAG
- a CDS encoding zinc ribbon domain-containing protein, with protein sequence MSSQTPARGPGRDGAANCAECGTRAEPGQSFCDSCGSVLSWADRTETRGETSGPAPAAGDRPGAGVEETVRAAARSDGGDDAGPGLADRADADAAPTGRGGARSEPRAPQADSDGASPSRPASGGRGATEPGTAGADPAVGAGSSMLTAALVASPDDPAARARSLLVPVADPEARAAVTPSVAPVLPGRPLADRPQVRTPGREPGSEGGVPCPWCATPNRPDRHFCVLCSMPLSEGPAVPVRRPWWRRMLDFRNREAPWAGDRPRLRRGFGYLMTWVLWASVLALLITAIVYTGDAVNAVRDHFAKRTPVGPDSIAASRSYPGHEPQLVFDKLNNTWWGPGVSQSGAGEWVEARFDRPTRLLDVIITPGVSTRADQLSQSALPHRVEAVITTADGKTTTRVLTLDQGAGGQRRTFRVGDTTAVRFNLRSAYGTAPDKQVAIAEIEFFGPSNSSRSQ encoded by the coding sequence ATGAGCAGCCAGACCCCTGCCCGCGGTCCCGGGAGGGACGGGGCCGCGAACTGCGCCGAGTGCGGCACCCGGGCGGAACCCGGCCAGTCCTTCTGCGACTCCTGCGGCTCGGTGCTGAGCTGGGCCGACCGTACGGAAACGCGTGGCGAGACGTCCGGCCCCGCCCCGGCAGCGGGCGACCGGCCCGGTGCCGGAGTCGAGGAGACCGTGCGGGCCGCTGCCCGGAGCGACGGCGGCGACGATGCGGGCCCGGGGCTTGCCGACCGCGCCGACGCCGATGCGGCGCCGACCGGCCGGGGCGGGGCCCGGTCGGAGCCGCGGGCGCCGCAGGCAGACTCCGACGGCGCGAGCCCGTCCAGGCCCGCTTCCGGCGGACGGGGCGCCACCGAGCCGGGTACGGCCGGGGCGGACCCCGCCGTCGGCGCGGGGTCGTCGATGCTCACCGCGGCCCTGGTCGCCTCCCCGGACGACCCCGCCGCACGGGCCAGGTCCCTGCTCGTGCCCGTCGCCGATCCCGAAGCGCGGGCGGCGGTGACACCGTCCGTGGCGCCCGTACTGCCGGGCCGTCCCCTCGCGGACCGCCCCCAGGTCCGCACTCCGGGCCGGGAGCCCGGCTCCGAGGGCGGTGTCCCGTGCCCCTGGTGCGCCACGCCCAACCGGCCGGACCGGCACTTCTGCGTCCTGTGCTCCATGCCGCTCTCCGAAGGCCCCGCGGTCCCAGTGCGCCGCCCCTGGTGGCGCCGCATGCTGGACTTCCGCAACCGGGAGGCCCCGTGGGCCGGCGACCGGCCGCGGCTGCGGCGCGGTTTCGGATACCTCATGACCTGGGTGCTCTGGGCGTCGGTGCTTGCCCTGCTGATCACCGCCATCGTCTACACCGGCGACGCGGTCAACGCAGTCCGCGATCACTTCGCCAAGCGCACCCCGGTCGGGCCGGACAGCATCGCGGCCTCACGTTCCTACCCGGGGCACGAGCCCCAGCTCGTCTTCGACAAGCTGAACAACACCTGGTGGGGCCCGGGGGTCAGCCAGTCCGGGGCGGGGGAGTGGGTCGAAGCCCGCTTCGACAGGCCCACCCGGCTGCTCGACGTCATCATCACCCCGGGCGTGTCCACCCGCGCCGACCAGCTCTCCCAGTCGGCCCTCCCGCACCGCGTCGAGGCCGTGATCACCACCGCCGACGGCAAGACGACCACCCGCGTGCTCACCCTCGACCAGGGTGCCGGTGGCCAGCGCCGTACCTTCAGGGTCGGCGACACCACCGCCGTGCGCTTCAACCTGCGCTCGGCCTACGGCACTGCCCCCGACAAGCAAGTCGCCATAGCCGAGATCGAGTTCTTCGGCCCGTCGAACAGCAGCCGATCGCAGTAG
- a CDS encoding phage tail protein, translating into MSTRGSIDGLRSSAPLGEMLPAVFADDELAQRFVAGLDEVLAPILTVLDCLDSYFTPVLAPMDFTRWLGGWVGAETDGTEAEDRLRAAVSAAVYLHRVRGTRRGLSEAIRLAFGVEPEISESGGADWSARPLGPVPGECRPRLRVVLRLPDPTRADEHRLDSLVAAARPAHMPYTVQVTATERNPER; encoded by the coding sequence ATGAGCACGAGGGGATCCATCGACGGGCTGAGGTCCTCCGCGCCCCTCGGCGAGATGCTGCCCGCGGTCTTCGCCGACGACGAGCTGGCGCAGCGCTTCGTCGCGGGGCTGGACGAGGTCCTCGCTCCGATCCTCACCGTCCTGGACTGCCTGGACTCCTACTTCACCCCGGTACTGGCCCCGATGGATTTCACCCGCTGGCTCGGTGGCTGGGTCGGTGCCGAGACCGACGGCACGGAAGCCGAGGACCGGCTGCGGGCGGCCGTCTCCGCCGCCGTGTATCTGCACCGGGTACGAGGCACCCGGCGCGGCCTGTCCGAGGCGATCCGGCTGGCCTTCGGCGTGGAACCGGAGATCAGCGAGAGCGGAGGCGCCGACTGGAGCGCCCGGCCGCTCGGACCGGTCCCCGGCGAATGCCGCCCGCGGCTGCGCGTCGTGCTGCGGCTGCCGGACCCGACCCGCGCGGACGAACACCGGCTCGACAGCCTCGTGGCGGCGGCCCGCCCCGCCCACATGCCCTACACGGTCCAGGTGACCGCCACCGAAAGGAACCCCGAGAGATGA
- a CDS encoding LysM peptidoglycan-binding domain-containing protein gives MAGTGRRSGSGGKGGAGKSLVRASLAIHEPPIGQSTTPGGLIKNFTFGFNPSQLALSRRAQWKTTPTAAVRDGAVPEFMGPEPREMTVEIFLDSSGEPGGNTVLKKVEALFSCCEVTAKSIAAKQPSTPWVVFQWGSFSTARFTAYVSSVDATYSLFSTTGVPIRATCQVRLHEIPSRTKGQNPTSGALTAQRVHRVVAGDTLQSLAWREYGDANAWRAIAEANGIDDPSGLRTGTQVVLPAAEELGGH, from the coding sequence ATGGCAGGCACGGGACGACGAAGCGGCAGCGGTGGCAAGGGCGGTGCGGGCAAGAGCCTGGTGCGCGCCTCGTTGGCCATCCATGAACCCCCGATCGGCCAGAGCACCACACCCGGCGGGCTGATCAAGAACTTCACCTTCGGGTTCAATCCGTCACAGCTCGCGCTCAGCCGGCGTGCGCAGTGGAAGACCACCCCGACCGCCGCCGTGCGCGACGGCGCCGTCCCGGAGTTCATGGGGCCCGAGCCCCGGGAGATGACGGTGGAGATCTTCCTGGACTCCTCCGGCGAGCCGGGCGGCAACACGGTGCTGAAGAAGGTGGAGGCCCTCTTCTCCTGCTGTGAGGTGACCGCGAAGAGCATCGCCGCCAAGCAGCCCTCCACCCCCTGGGTGGTGTTCCAGTGGGGATCCTTCTCGACGGCGCGCTTCACGGCGTACGTCTCCTCTGTGGACGCCACCTACTCGCTGTTCAGCACGACGGGTGTGCCGATCCGGGCCACCTGTCAGGTGCGGCTGCACGAAATCCCCAGCAGGACCAAGGGGCAGAACCCGACCTCCGGCGCGCTCACCGCACAGCGCGTGCACCGTGTCGTCGCGGGCGACACGCTGCAGTCGCTGGCTTGGCGGGAGTACGGCGACGCGAACGCCTGGCGAGCGATCGCCGAGGCGAACGGCATCGACGACCCTTCCGGGCTGCGGACCGGTACGCAAGTGGTGCTGCCGGCGGCCGAAGAATTGGGCGGTCACTGA
- a CDS encoding phage tail protein codes for MPSHLDPGSTVFFTLTIDGESLGFFNGCEGLSSTVEIEQRQEGGNNGFIWQLPSRVTFSTIRLTRPLTPETAKVAAWISSVTTGVTRPTAQIAALRADGSEVARWGLIDVLPVSWQGPSLDPASPGVATEVLEITHHGFTD; via the coding sequence ATGCCCAGCCATCTCGACCCGGGCTCCACCGTCTTCTTCACCCTCACCATCGACGGCGAAAGCCTCGGCTTCTTCAACGGGTGTGAAGGACTGTCCTCCACGGTGGAGATCGAGCAGCGTCAGGAGGGCGGCAACAACGGGTTCATCTGGCAGCTTCCGTCCCGCGTGACCTTCTCCACCATCCGGCTGACCCGGCCCCTGACGCCGGAGACCGCCAAGGTCGCGGCCTGGATCTCCTCTGTGACCACCGGCGTCACCCGGCCCACCGCCCAGATCGCCGCGTTGCGCGCGGACGGCTCCGAAGTGGCCCGCTGGGGGTTGATCGACGTGCTGCCCGTCAGCTGGCAGGGGCCCTCCCTCGACCCGGCCAGCCCCGGTGTGGCGACGGAGGTTCTCGAGATCACGCACCACGGGTTCACGGACTGA
- a CDS encoding VgrG-related protein: protein MVQASFSNVVHVSIGGGKLPDRVADDLVGAWVDLGAGVPGAFRLTFRDPHGLLLGELKVKFGTKVVVAPVSAGQGAASPLLTGEVTGMETDYDGTGTFTVIRGYDLGHRLMRQRRVAAYRNQTASDIARKLAAQSGIPIGKVQPTKTVYEFISQSNVTDWDFLSRLADENAMVMSLDSRGRFRFVRPAPASGAPPTSTDGEKSPFVLHAGRDVLRCRAAVSSADQIGKVESRGWDVATKKALTATAPATGTQAVAIGTTPGQAASAFKAGKLAETETPYDRQSEVKYAAESLADDIASSFAELEVTVRGNPKLRPGVPVTLRDVGTPFEGKYTVTSVRHVFGDDSHYQTWVTVSGRQWRSLYGLASGAGGGAAAPRLPGVANALVTDVQDPLKQGRVKLRFPWLDDTYVSDWTRTVQMGGKAGGGVFPLDVGDEVLVAFDRGALDHPFVIGGLYNGRDTPTPVRDVPLHDGLRKKAIRHTLSDRDGNRLDLLSQTTGARRQGVRVATGDNRLTINLDRTRTEITVDSKGSVTIKGSRSVSVEAGTDLTLSARRALTIKSGGPLNIQGSGLVNLRSLGGAVNVDALGALSLKAAGAATLSAAGTIQVNAAANVGIRAASLLLQGMVLVNNKPYPIP from the coding sequence ATGGTGCAGGCGTCCTTCTCCAACGTCGTCCACGTCTCGATCGGCGGCGGCAAGCTCCCGGACCGGGTCGCCGACGATCTCGTCGGTGCCTGGGTCGACCTCGGTGCCGGGGTGCCCGGGGCATTCCGGCTCACCTTCCGTGACCCGCACGGGCTGCTGCTCGGTGAGTTGAAGGTGAAGTTCGGCACCAAGGTGGTTGTGGCGCCCGTCTCGGCCGGCCAGGGCGCGGCGTCGCCGCTGCTCACCGGCGAGGTGACCGGCATGGAGACCGACTACGACGGCACCGGCACGTTCACCGTGATACGCGGCTACGACCTGGGCCACCGGCTGATGCGGCAGCGCAGGGTCGCCGCGTACCGCAACCAGACGGCCTCCGACATCGCCCGGAAGCTGGCCGCCCAGAGCGGCATCCCGATCGGCAAGGTCCAGCCCACCAAGACCGTCTACGAGTTCATCAGCCAGTCGAACGTCACCGACTGGGACTTCCTCTCCCGGCTCGCCGACGAGAACGCGATGGTCATGTCGCTGGACTCCAGGGGCAGGTTCCGGTTCGTCCGGCCCGCCCCGGCGTCCGGCGCACCGCCGACGAGCACCGACGGCGAGAAGAGCCCGTTCGTACTGCACGCCGGCCGGGACGTGCTGCGCTGCCGGGCCGCTGTATCCTCCGCGGACCAGATCGGCAAGGTCGAGTCGCGCGGCTGGGACGTCGCCACCAAGAAGGCGCTCACCGCGACGGCGCCCGCGACCGGCACCCAGGCCGTCGCCATCGGCACCACCCCGGGGCAGGCGGCCTCTGCGTTCAAGGCCGGGAAGCTGGCGGAGACCGAGACTCCGTACGACCGTCAGTCCGAGGTCAAGTATGCCGCCGAGTCCCTCGCCGACGACATCGCCTCCTCCTTCGCCGAGCTGGAGGTCACGGTGCGCGGCAATCCGAAGCTGCGCCCCGGTGTGCCGGTCACGCTCAGGGATGTGGGCACGCCGTTCGAGGGCAAGTACACGGTCACCTCCGTCCGGCACGTATTCGGCGACGACAGCCACTACCAGACCTGGGTGACCGTCAGCGGCCGGCAGTGGCGTTCCCTGTACGGCCTTGCCTCCGGTGCCGGCGGTGGCGCGGCCGCGCCGAGGCTGCCGGGCGTGGCCAACGCCCTGGTCACCGATGTACAGGACCCGCTGAAGCAAGGCCGGGTGAAGCTGCGGTTCCCGTGGCTGGACGACACGTACGTCAGCGACTGGACCCGTACCGTGCAGATGGGTGGCAAGGCGGGGGGCGGCGTCTTCCCGCTGGACGTCGGCGACGAGGTGCTGGTGGCCTTCGACCGCGGGGCCCTGGACCATCCGTTCGTCATTGGCGGCCTCTACAACGGCCGGGACACCCCGACCCCGGTCAGGGACGTGCCGCTGCACGACGGGCTGAGGAAGAAGGCGATCCGGCACACGCTGTCCGACCGGGACGGCAACCGGCTTGACCTGCTCAGCCAGACGACGGGGGCGCGCAGGCAGGGTGTGCGCGTTGCCACGGGCGACAACCGGCTGACCATCAACCTCGACCGCACCAGGACCGAGATCACGGTGGACAGCAAGGGGTCCGTCACCATCAAGGGCAGCCGGTCGGTGTCGGTGGAGGCGGGCACGGACCTCACACTGAGCGCACGCCGGGCCCTGACCATCAAGAGCGGCGGTCCCCTCAACATCCAGGGCAGCGGCCTGGTCAACCTCAGGTCGCTCGGCGGGGCGGTCAACGTGGACGCGCTGGGCGCACTCAGCCTCAAGGCGGCGGGCGCGGCGACCCTGAGCGCGGCCGGGACCATCCAGGTCAACGCCGCCGCGAACGTGGGCATTCGGGCCGCCTCGCTCCTGCTGCAGGGCATGGTCCTGGTCAACAACAAGCCGTATCCGATCCCGTGA
- a CDS encoding putative baseplate assembly protein — protein MALPSPNLDDRRFQQFVDDAKRYIQRRAPEWTDHNVSDPGVTLVETVAHMADQIVYRLNRVPEKNHLAFLDLVGITLFPPSAARTDVTFWLSAPQEEPVVLPVGTEVATARTESEEAVVFATERELSIVPSELVHLMVQRQGEPVADATADLAEAKDVMCFAEAPRPGDCMLLGLSAAVPHCAVALGLDSRVDGVGVDPRQPPLVWEAWTEDGWAACEVDRDGTGGLNRPGEAVLHVPGGHVLSRTGGREAGWLRCRVTEPLPDQPFYTTSPSVRSAEAFTIGGTTGVVHAETVYDEVLGESTGLPGQRVRLAHAPVVGDDPPVLLETAGDDGWRDWDVVPHFAGSGPRDRHITLDAATGEIAFGPAVREPDGTLRQYGAVPPQGAVVRARRYRKGGGRAGNVARGAVQVLRTSVPYVCEVVNREAARGGVDGETVQEAKTRAPITLRAHERAVTLRDYEELARRAAPETARIACLEGEESEHGAYAVRVLVVPQAVPDPGGRLRFEQLVPGDALLQRITRHLNDRRLIGTRLAVGPPFYQGVTVVATVHAFRGVDTDRVRRQAHDALYRHLDPLTGGADGSGWPFGRRVQAGEIFAVLQRVPGVELVDEVLLHPADPLTGKRGEATERIDLEPPALVFSFDHRVRVIGDDA, from the coding sequence ATGGCCCTGCCCTCCCCGAACCTCGACGACCGCCGGTTCCAGCAGTTCGTCGACGACGCCAAGCGCTACATCCAGCGGCGCGCCCCCGAGTGGACGGACCACAACGTCTCCGACCCGGGCGTCACCCTCGTGGAGACGGTCGCGCACATGGCCGACCAGATCGTCTACCGGCTGAACCGGGTGCCGGAGAAGAACCATCTGGCCTTCCTCGACCTGGTCGGCATCACTCTCTTCCCGCCGTCGGCCGCCCGTACGGACGTCACGTTCTGGCTCTCCGCGCCGCAGGAGGAACCGGTGGTTCTGCCCGTCGGCACCGAGGTCGCCACCGCGCGTACGGAGAGCGAGGAGGCGGTCGTCTTCGCCACCGAACGCGAACTGAGCATTGTACCGAGTGAGTTGGTGCATCTCATGGTGCAGCGCCAGGGCGAACCCGTCGCCGATGCGACCGCCGACCTCGCCGAGGCCAAGGACGTGATGTGCTTCGCCGAGGCCCCGCGCCCCGGCGACTGCATGCTGCTCGGGCTGAGCGCCGCCGTGCCGCACTGTGCGGTGGCGCTGGGTCTGGACAGTCGGGTCGACGGTGTCGGTGTGGATCCGCGGCAGCCGCCGCTGGTGTGGGAGGCGTGGACCGAGGACGGCTGGGCCGCGTGCGAGGTCGACCGGGACGGTACCGGCGGCCTCAACCGACCGGGCGAGGCCGTGCTGCACGTTCCCGGCGGGCACGTGTTGTCCCGCACCGGCGGGCGGGAGGCCGGCTGGCTGCGCTGCCGGGTCACCGAACCACTGCCCGACCAGCCCTTCTACACGACATCGCCGAGCGTGCGGTCCGCGGAGGCGTTCACCATCGGCGGTACCACCGGCGTCGTGCACGCCGAGACCGTGTACGACGAGGTCCTCGGCGAGTCCACCGGGCTGCCCGGCCAGCGGGTGCGGCTGGCCCACGCGCCCGTGGTGGGCGATGACCCGCCGGTGCTGCTGGAGACCGCCGGGGACGACGGCTGGCGGGACTGGGACGTCGTGCCCCACTTCGCCGGCTCCGGCCCGCGTGACCGGCACATCACGCTCGACGCCGCGACCGGGGAGATCGCCTTCGGGCCGGCGGTACGGGAGCCGGACGGCACCCTGCGGCAGTACGGGGCGGTACCTCCACAGGGCGCGGTCGTCCGGGCGCGCCGCTACCGCAAGGGCGGCGGCCGGGCCGGGAACGTCGCGCGCGGCGCGGTGCAGGTGCTCCGCACCTCCGTCCCGTACGTCTGCGAGGTCGTCAACCGCGAGGCGGCGCGCGGCGGGGTCGACGGCGAGACGGTGCAGGAGGCCAAGACGCGGGCGCCGATCACCCTGCGGGCGCACGAGCGTGCGGTGACCTTGCGCGACTACGAGGAGCTGGCGCGCCGTGCCGCCCCCGAGACGGCCCGGATCGCCTGCCTGGAGGGCGAGGAGAGCGAGCACGGGGCGTACGCGGTACGGGTACTGGTGGTCCCGCAGGCGGTCCCGGACCCCGGCGGGCGGCTGCGCTTCGAGCAACTGGTCCCCGGTGACGCCCTGTTGCAGCGCATCACCCGCCATCTCAACGACCGCAGGCTCATCGGGACGCGGCTGGCGGTCGGCCCGCCCTTCTACCAGGGCGTCACCGTCGTCGCCACCGTGCACGCCTTCCGCGGCGTGGACACCGACCGGGTGCGGCGGCAGGCGCACGACGCCCTCTACCGCCACCTCGACCCGCTGACCGGCGGCGCCGACGGTTCGGGCTGGCCCTTCGGCCGCAGGGTCCAGGCCGGCGAGATCTTCGCGGTGCTCCAGCGTGTGCCCGGCGTGGAGCTGGTCGACGAGGTCCTGCTGCATCCGGCGGACCCGCTGACCGGCAAGCGGGGCGAGGCCACGGAGCGCATCGACCTCGAACCGCCGGCGCTGGTGTTCTCCTTCGACCACCGGGTGCGTGTGATCGGAGACGACGCATGA
- a CDS encoding phage tail protein — MSLQPGDALTSHNFGLQIDGVMVEYLAEVSGLSIEQDVIEYQQVSSQGKAVTKKLPGVKKAGTCTVVRGMTHSNAFNQWISESVHGNMSTARKNATIMVMDYQDNPVKRYNMRNAWCSKIDTSTVKAGEAAALTETVTITFEELVIE, encoded by the coding sequence ATGAGTCTCCAGCCGGGTGACGCCCTCACCTCACATAATTTCGGGCTCCAGATCGACGGCGTGATGGTCGAGTACCTCGCGGAGGTCAGCGGCCTCAGCATCGAACAGGACGTCATCGAATACCAGCAGGTCTCCTCGCAGGGCAAGGCCGTGACGAAGAAGCTGCCGGGCGTGAAGAAGGCCGGCACGTGCACCGTCGTCCGCGGTATGACGCACTCGAACGCCTTCAACCAGTGGATCAGCGAGTCGGTCCACGGCAACATGTCCACGGCCCGGAAGAACGCCACCATCATGGTGATGGACTATCAGGACAACCCGGTCAAGCGGTACAACATGCGCAATGCCTGGTGCAGCAAGATCGACACCAGCACGGTGAAGGCCGGTGAGGCGGCTGCACTCACCGAGACCGTGACCATCACGTTCGAAGAACTGGTCATCGAATAA
- a CDS encoding DUF6760 family protein, with protein sequence MTYATDRLHEEIAYIAYHFHWSLEEILDLEHRDRRRYTEQIAGLVARASAEG encoded by the coding sequence GTGACGTACGCGACCGACCGCCTGCACGAGGAGATCGCGTACATCGCCTACCACTTCCACTGGAGCCTGGAGGAGATCCTGGACCTCGAACACCGTGACCGCCGCCGGTACACCGAGCAGATCGCCGGGCTCGTCGCACGTGCGTCGGCGGAGGGGTGA
- a CDS encoding GPW/gp25 family protein — MAEQFVGSGWAFPLRIGPTGGIALVSGEREIEEAIRLVLATAPGERPMRPEFGCAIHDLVFAPVNEATAGRIQHEVYVSLDRWEPRIEVHDVEVTAGAEQGVLFIDVRYEIRGTNNPRSLVFPFYVIPSHDESER, encoded by the coding sequence ATGGCCGAGCAGTTCGTCGGGTCCGGCTGGGCGTTCCCCCTGCGCATCGGCCCGACCGGAGGCATCGCCCTGGTCAGCGGGGAGCGGGAGATCGAGGAGGCCATCCGGCTGGTGCTGGCCACCGCGCCGGGAGAACGGCCGATGCGGCCCGAATTCGGCTGTGCCATCCACGACTTGGTCTTCGCGCCGGTCAACGAGGCCACCGCAGGCCGGATCCAGCACGAGGTGTACGTCAGTCTCGACCGCTGGGAGCCCCGGATCGAGGTGCACGACGTCGAGGTGACCGCGGGCGCGGAGCAGGGCGTGCTCTTCATCGACGTCCGCTATGAGATCCGTGGCACCAACAACCCGCGCAGTCTGGTCTTCCCCTTCTACGTGATCCCGTCCCACGATGAGAGCGAACGCTGA